The proteins below are encoded in one region of Sporosarcina sp. FSL K6-1508:
- a CDS encoding YesL family protein, with amino-acid sequence MSGWEKFNRISYRMIELAYINILWILFTLVGLVIFGIFPATAAMFAVTRKLIKDEEKFDIFPAFWTSFRSEFLRTNGLGFIFLASSYFFYFDFYFLQLNSGELQFLFPVLIFILISGILTLLFFFPVYAHFNLKFFQYIKQSFLIAITSPIEVITLGAAAGGIFFIATLFPGIIPLFTGSVFAYVATLISFRAFARIERRQKAQT; translated from the coding sequence TTGAGCGGTTGGGAAAAGTTTAATAGAATTTCTTACAGAATGATTGAATTAGCATATATTAATATACTGTGGATACTTTTCACATTAGTTGGACTAGTCATTTTCGGCATCTTCCCAGCTACAGCAGCCATGTTTGCCGTTACTCGTAAATTAATTAAAGACGAAGAGAAATTCGATATTTTTCCTGCATTTTGGACTTCCTTCCGTAGTGAATTTTTAAGAACAAATGGATTAGGTTTCATTTTTTTAGCCAGTAGCTATTTCTTTTATTTCGACTTTTATTTCTTACAGTTAAATAGTGGTGAATTGCAGTTTTTATTCCCTGTATTAATTTTCATACTTATTTCAGGAATCCTCACATTATTATTTTTCTTTCCGGTCTATGCTCATTTCAATTTAAAGTTCTTCCAATACATCAAACAGTCTTTCTTAATAGCAATTACTTCCCCCATTGAAGTCATAACTTTAGGGGCTGCAGCTGGAGGTATCTTTTTTATTGCTACACTATTCCCCGGAATTATCCCGTTATTCACCGGAAGTGTATTTGCATATGTAGCTACACTAATAAGTTTTAGAGCATTTGCGCGAATAGAGAGAAGACAAAAAGCACAAACATGA